One genomic window of Thermithiobacillus plumbiphilus includes the following:
- a CDS encoding YaiI/YqxD family protein — translation MQIWVDADACPNPIKEILFRAAQRREVMLTLVANRALQTPASRFIRCIQVGAGFDVADKAIESQVEPGDLVITADIPLAAAVVEKGAQALDPRGELYTRENIRERLSIRNLMEEMRGSGMEIGGPAAFVAADRQAFANQLDRFLTARS, via the coding sequence ATGCAGATCTGGGTGGATGCTGATGCCTGTCCCAATCCCATCAAGGAGATCCTGTTTCGGGCGGCGCAGAGAAGAGAGGTCATGCTGACCCTGGTGGCCAATCGGGCCTTGCAGACTCCCGCCTCCCGCTTCATCCGGTGCATTCAGGTCGGCGCGGGTTTTGACGTGGCGGACAAGGCCATCGAGTCTCAGGTCGAGCCCGGCGATCTGGTGATCACCGCGGACATTCCACTGGCAGCGGCTGTTGTTGAAAAAGGCGCTCAGGCCCTTGACCCGCGTGGCGAGCTATATACCAGGGAAAACATCCGCGAGCGCCTGTCGATCCGCAACCTGATGGAAGAAATGCGGGGCAGCGGCATGGAAATCGGCGGCCCGGCAGCCTTCGTGGCCGCGGACCGTCAGGCCTTTGCCAACCAGCTGGACCGCTTTCTCACCGCCAGATCCTGA
- a CDS encoding NAD(P)/FAD-dependent oxidoreductase, producing the protein MMPGKDVVVIGGGAAGMMCAIEAGKRGRSVLIIDHSPKLAEKIRISGGGRCNFTNLHARPENYLSENPHFCRSALARYTPRDFIALVERQGIGYHEKKLGQLFCDGSSQQIIEMLKRECDAVGVQWWQPCQVRRVTQGGDFRLSTDRGEVRADSLVIASGGLSIPQIGASPFGYRIAEQFGIAVTPLRPALVPLTFAPEDLAHYAGIPGISIDAVVSAGGMQFRENLLITHRGLSGPAILQASSYWRPGEMIHIDLLPDEDAEALLLEHRWSQMQLANLLGRYLPKRFAQAWSAAVLPSRPMQQYSEQELRMLAARLHGWQLRPSGTVGYKKAEVTLGGIDTRELSSKTMEARKVPGLYFIGEVVDVTGQLGGYNFQWAWASGYAAGQYV; encoded by the coding sequence ATGATGCCTGGTAAGGACGTAGTGGTGATTGGTGGCGGGGCGGCCGGCATGATGTGCGCCATCGAGGCAGGCAAGCGCGGCCGCTCGGTGCTGATCATCGATCATTCCCCGAAACTTGCGGAAAAGATCCGCATTTCCGGCGGCGGTCGCTGCAATTTCACCAATCTGCATGCCCGGCCGGAAAACTATCTCTCAGAAAATCCCCATTTCTGTCGTTCCGCCCTGGCGCGCTACACACCAAGGGACTTCATCGCTCTCGTGGAAAGGCAAGGCATTGGCTATCACGAAAAGAAGCTCGGCCAGCTATTCTGTGATGGGAGTTCCCAACAGATCATTGAAATGCTCAAGCGCGAATGCGATGCGGTGGGCGTGCAATGGTGGCAACCCTGCCAGGTGCGGAGGGTGACCCAGGGTGGAGATTTCAGGCTAAGCACGGACCGGGGCGAGGTCCGGGCCGATTCCCTGGTGATTGCCAGCGGCGGGCTCTCGATCCCGCAGATCGGCGCCAGCCCCTTTGGTTACCGCATTGCCGAGCAGTTCGGCATCGCCGTGACGCCCCTGCGCCCGGCCCTGGTGCCGCTGACTTTCGCGCCGGAAGACCTTGCGCACTATGCCGGGATTCCGGGCATCAGCATCGACGCCGTTGTCAGTGCCGGGGGCATGCAGTTTCGCGAAAACCTGCTGATCACCCATCGCGGACTCAGTGGCCCGGCCATTCTGCAGGCATCTTCCTACTGGCGCCCCGGCGAGATGATCCACATCGATCTCCTGCCGGATGAGGACGCCGAGGCCCTGCTGCTCGAACATCGCTGGAGTCAGATGCAACTGGCCAATCTCCTGGGGCGCTATCTGCCCAAGCGCTTTGCCCAGGCCTGGAGTGCCGCCGTTCTCCCTTCCCGGCCCATGCAGCAGTATTCGGAACAGGAGCTCAGGATGCTGGCCGCGCGTCTGCATGGCTGGCAGCTCAGGCCGAGTGGCACGGTCGGGTACAAGAAGGCGGAGGTGACATTGGGCGGGATAGATACGCGCGAGCTATCCTCCAAGACCATGGAGGCCCGCAAGGTGCCGGGGCTCTATTTCATTGGTGAGGTGGTCGATGTCACCGGCCAGCTCGGGGGCTACAATTTCCAGTGGGCCTGGGCCTCGGGCTATGCGGCCGGGCAGTATGTCTGA
- a CDS encoding putative glycoside hydrolase → MNIGEKNYDDPNYQKALSRLDVAILGFYPGWRSSYSYGGYTGIQAAVKAIKDRNPNILLGQYTILNEAPLASNSKYSADADKARKLDNENWWLRKADGSMTRWTSGFDAYDINLTAFTRKDAQGKQWPQWLAERDYNKYFKPVPQFDIWYFDNVFEKNRITDADWNLDRVNDKNGDAKMIAAHRAGHVAEWRRARELRSGIMLMGNMDHDVSMPEYKGKMEGAFLEGAMGKSWSMEKNKGWAAMMTWYHNTMINTAAPKIVGFNVWGKPTDYRFFRYAFASTLMDDGYFSFTDEAKGYSSVPWFDEYDVSLGRPVEGAQTKAWQKGVYRRVYEKGMALVNPTGSSVTVNVGSGYKRIAGNQDRGVNNGQAVSGNITIPAKDGIVLVKG, encoded by the coding sequence ATGAACATTGGCGAGAAAAATTACGATGACCCGAACTACCAGAAGGCCTTGAGCCGGCTGGATGTTGCGATCCTGGGTTTCTATCCGGGTTGGAGATCCAGTTATTCTTATGGCGGCTACACGGGTATCCAGGCTGCCGTGAAGGCGATCAAGGACAGGAATCCCAACATCCTGCTTGGCCAGTACACCATTCTGAACGAAGCGCCACTGGCCTCGAACTCCAAGTACTCGGCAGATGCGGACAAGGCACGGAAGCTGGACAACGAGAACTGGTGGCTGCGCAAGGCTGACGGTTCCATGACCCGTTGGACCAGTGGTTTTGATGCCTATGACATCAATCTGACCGCATTCACCCGCAAGGATGCCCAGGGCAAGCAGTGGCCGCAGTGGCTGGCCGAGCGGGACTACAACAAATACTTCAAGCCGGTGCCGCAGTTCGACATCTGGTACTTCGACAATGTGTTCGAGAAGAATCGCATCACGGATGCGGACTGGAACCTCGATAGGGTCAATGACAAGAACGGTGATGCGAAGATGATTGCCGCGCACCGCGCCGGCCACGTTGCGGAGTGGCGGCGAGCCCGTGAGTTGCGCTCCGGCATCATGCTGATGGGCAACATGGACCATGACGTTTCCATGCCCGAGTACAAGGGCAAGATGGAAGGTGCCTTCCTGGAAGGCGCCATGGGCAAGTCCTGGTCCATGGAGAAGAACAAGGGCTGGGCGGCGATGATGACTTGGTATCACAACACCATGATCAACACCGCGGCACCCAAGATCGTGGGCTTCAATGTCTGGGGCAAGCCCACTGACTACAGGTTCTTCCGCTATGCCTTTGCTTCAACCCTGATGGACGACGGCTATTTCTCCTTCACGGATGAGGCCAAGGGTTACAGCTCGGTGCCATGGTTCGACGAGTATGACGTCAGCCTGGGCCGGCCGGTGGAAGGCGCGCAGACCAAGGCCTGGCAGAAAGGCGTGTACCGCCGCGTGTACGAGAAGGGCATGGCGCTGGTCAATCCCACCGGCAGCAGCGTGACCGTGAATGTGGGTAGCGGTTACAAGCGCATCGCCGGCAATCAGGATCGCGGCGTCAACAATGGCCAGGCAGTCAGCGGCAATATCACCATTCCCGCCAAGGACGGTATCGTGCTCGTCAAGGGCTGA